In Rhodoferax sediminis, the sequence GACCGAGCGCGAGGTCGAGCTGGCCGAAGCCATCATCCACCTCGTGCCCTCCATCGAGATGCTGCGCCTGGTCAGCTCGGGTACCGAAGCCGGCATGAGCGCGATCCGCCTGGCGCGCGGCGCCACCGGCCGCAGCAAGTTCATCAAGTTCGAGGGCTGCTACCACGGCCATGCCGACGCGCTCTTGGTCAAGGCCGGCTCGGGCCTGGCCACCTTCGGCAACCCGACCAGCGCGGGCGTGCCGCCCGAGGTGGTGCGGGACACGCTGGTGCTGGAGTACAACAACGTCAAACAACTGGAGGAAGCGTTCGCGCTGCACGGCCGCGAGCTGGCCTGCCTGATCATCGAGCCGATTGCGGGGAACATGAATTTCGTGCGCGCCTCGGTGCCGTTCATGCAGCGCTGCCGCGAACTGTGCAGCCAGCACGGCGCCCTGCTGATATTCGACGAGGTGATGACCGGCTGCCGCGTCGCGCTGGGCAGCGCGCAAAGCGTCTATGCGCAAAGCATCCCGGGGTTCGCGCCGGACATGACGGTGCTGGGCAAGGTGATCGGCGGCGGCATGCCGCTGGCCGCGTTTGGCGGTTCGCGCGCCGTCATGGAACAGCTGGCCCCGCTCGGCCCGGTGTACCAGGCCGGGACGCTGTCGGGCAATCCGGTGGCCACCGCCTGCGGCCTGGCCACGCTTCAGGAAATCACCAGGCCGGGCTTTTTTGAGGACCTGTCGCGCAAGACGCGCGCGCTGGTCGACGGCCTCACCGGCGCCGCGCGCGACGCGGGCGTGGCCTTCAGCGCGGACAGCGAAGGCGGCATGTTCGGCTTCTTCCTGCTGGACGCGCTGCCGCAGAACTACACCCAGGTCATGAAGAGCGACGGCGCGCGTTTCAACCGCCTGTTCCATGGTCTGCTGGAGCGCGGCGTGTATCTCGCGCCGGCGCTGTACGAAGCCGGGTTTGTCAGCGCCGCACACAGCGCGCAGGATATTGCCGAAACCGTCGGCGCGGCGCGCGAAGTCTTCCAGACACTGCAAAAACCGTAGCAAGAAAAGACCGATGCGCCGGCGCTTCAAGCACTTCCTGCTTGGTTTCTGGGGATCGGGAGCGGCGCCATGAACCTGCGCTTCGTCGAAGCCTTCGTCTGGGTCGCGCGGCTCAGGAGCATCACGCGCGGCGCCGAAAAACTGTGCCTGACGCAGTCGGCGGTCTCGAACCGTGTGGCGGCGCTGGAGCAGGAACTCGGGATCGCGCTGCTGGACCGGCGCGAACGCGCTTTCAAGCTGACCCCCGCGGGCGGGCGCTTCCTGCAGTACGCCGAGCGCCTGCTGGCGCTGCAGCGCGAAATGAAGACCGAACTGGGCAGCCCCGAGCAGTTGCCGCTGTCGCTGCGCATCGGCGGCATCGAGACCGCACTGCACACCTGGCTGATCCCGATGGTCGATCTGCTGAAAAAATCCAACCCGCAGCTCGAACTGGAGCTCACCATCGAGACCACACCGGTGCTGGTCGAGCAGTTGCGCCGCGGCAGCCTGGACCTGGCGTTCGCCGCGCTGCCCGCGCTCGGCGAGCAGATTGCCAACGAGGTGCTGGCACCGCTCGAGATGGTGTTCGTTGGCCCCCTGAGCATGGCGAGAAAAAGGCCGCTGAGCGTCGACGAACTGCTGGCGCGCGACTTGATGACTTTCCAGCGCGGCTCGGCGCCGCACGTCGCGCTGCTCGATCTGCTGCGCTCGCTCGGCGCAGCAAGCAAGCGCGTGCACACGGTGTCATCGATCTCGGCGCTGGTGCGGCTTGCCGAGAGCGGCTTCGGCATCGCCACGCTGCCGCGCGCCGCAGTGGAGCAATTGCTGGCGCGCAACCGGATCGCGATCCTGCGCTGCGATGCCGCGCTGGCGCCGCTGCCGATGGTGGCGAGCTACTGGAGCGGCCCGGTGGCGCCGGGGCTCGCGAAGGCTTTGCACGAGGCGCTGGTGTTTGTGCGGGCGCAGTAGTCGCGCGGCTGTCGGGCCGGCTGCCGCGCGTTGCTGAGACTTTGAATGAAATGTCTCCTCAGTCAGCGTGGAATATACGCTTTTTGCTATATTATTAATAGCAAACAACCCTCCCTCGCACCACCCATCGGCATCACACTGCGGGTGCACTCAGCGGCCGCAACTGGTAGCCCTTGCGAGCGAGTTCGGCGCGCAGATGGGCCGCGGTGGCGACAGCTTCGGGACCATCGCCGTGCACGCAGATGCTGCCGATCGCCGTCGGCAGGCGCTTGCCGCTGACCGAGATCAACGCCTGCGCGTCGAGCATGGCCTCGACGTGCGCCAGCGAGTGCGCGGCGCCGTGGATCATCGCGTCGGCGCGGCTGCGCGGCACCAGTTGCCCATCGTCCAGGTAGGCACGGTCGGCGAAAATTTCCTCGACCACCGCAAGCCCGGCCTCGCGCCCTGCGGTGCACAGGCACGACAGCGCGGGCGCGAGCAGGATCAGCGCCGGGTCGTAGGCCTTGACCGAGCCGGCCACGGTGCGCGCCAGCGCCAGGTCGGCACAGGCCATGTTGCTGAGCGCGCCGTGCGCCTTGACGTGGCCGACGCGCATACCTTCGGTACGCGCCATGCCGTCCAGCGCGGCAATCTGGTAGATCAGCAGCGCCTCCAGCTCGGCCGGCTCGATCTGCATGCGCCGGCGCCCGAAGCCCTGCAGGTCGGGGTACGAGGGATGCGCGCCGACGCTGACACCGGCCGCCCTGGCCAGCCGCAGCGTGTTGCGCATCACCAGTGGGTCGCCCGCATGAAAGCCGCAGGCCACGTTGGCCGAGCCGACCGACTGCAGAATCTCGCGGTCCGAGCCCATGGTCCAGGCGCCGAAGCTCTCGCCGAGGTCGGCGTTGAGGTTGATGATTCTCGACATGGTGGTGACTCCCAAAAATGGCGCAGCGCGCGGCTCCGTCCTACGCGTCGGCGCGAATCATGCCGCTGACCAGGTTGCCGCCGTACAGCGCGGCATCATCGATGATGCCGGCCGGGCGAAAACCGGCAATGCGGCCGGCCCAGAGCGCCAATTGCTGCGCCTGCGCCGCGCGCGCGGCCGCGGCCTCCGGCAGGCTCACGCGCGCAAAGCGCAACTGCGCGCCGGGCCGGGCGTGGGCCAGCCGCGGCAGATCGGCGCGGATCACAGTCGCAATCTTCGGGTAGCCGCCCACCGTCTGGCAATCGGCCATCAGGATGATCGGCTGGCCGTTGGCCGGCACCTGGATCGCCCCCGGCGTGACGCCGTCGGAGGCGATGTCGGCGCCGAGCGCGCTGTGAGTCAGCGCCGGGCCCTCGAGCCGCATGCCCATGCGGTCGCTGTCGCGCGTGACCGTGAACGGCTGGCTGAAAAAGGCCTGCAGCGCCTCGTCGGTGAAATGGTCGGCCTGCGGCCCGGGCACGACGCGGATCGGTCCCTCGGGGTGCACGAGGGGTCCGGCGCCACGGAATTCGAGCGGCGCATCGCCCGCCACGCTGCGGCACGGCAGCAGGTCGCCCGCGGTGATGGCGCGGCCGTGCATGCCGCCGAGCGCGGCGCGCGCGTAGGTCGAGCGACTCGCCAGCACGACCGGCACGTCGACCCCGCCGCTGATGCCCACATAGGCGATGCTCAGGCCGCCCGCTTTGGGCGCGGCGGCGGCGCCGAACTTGATGCTGTCGCCGGGCCCGAGCGTGACCGTGCACCAGGGTTCCACCGGCAGCAGCTTGCCCTGGGCGCTCTGCACCTTGGCGGCTATCTCGCCCGCGAGCGAGAAGCGCACGCGGCCCGCGCGCACCTTGAGCGCGGGGCCGGTGAGCAGGATCTCCAGCGCCGCGGTGCCGGCCGCGTTGCCCACGAGCGCGTTCGCCGCCGCCAGCAGCAGTGGATCGAGCGCGCCCGACACCGGCACGCCGAGCCGCCGGTAGCCGAAGCGACCGCGATCCTGCACCGCCACGGCCAACCCGCTCTCCACCACTTCAAGCTGCGCGCTCATCGGGTCACCTTGGCGCCATGCTTTGCTTCGAGGCACAGGCTCGCGCGATCGAACGTACCGGCCGCGCAGCGCGCCTGCAGCGCCTCGTAGGCTGCGCGATCGACCGCCTGCCAGCGCACCTGGTCGCCGGGCGCCAGCAGCGCCGGCCGCTCGGCATCGGCCGCATCGAACAGCGGCACGGGCGTGCGCCCGAGCAGCCGCCAGCCACCCGGGCTTTCCCACGGGTAGGCGGCGCACATGCGCTGCGCCACGGCGACCGAGCCCGCCGGCACACGCTTGCGCGGCGAGGCCAGGCGCGGCATTTCCAGTGCCTCGGGCAGGCCGCCCATGTAACTGAAGCCGGGCTGAAAGCCCAGCATGTAAACGCTGAACACGGTCTGCGTCATGAGCTCGACCACGCGCTCGCGGCGCAGCGACTTGGCGCTGGCAAGCTCATCCAGATCGGGGGCAAACTCGGGGTCGAAGCACACCGGGATGCGCCAGTGCGAGCCGGCCACCGTGAGGCTGCTGCTGGTGCGCGCGAGCGCTTGCAGCTGCGCGGCCAGGGCGTCGGCGTCGATGCGGTCGGGGTCGAAATGCACCGTGACCGAGCGGAAGGTCGGCACCCATTCGAGCACGCCATCGATCCGCCCGCTCGCGGCGAGCGCCTCCAGCGCACTGGCGAAGCCGAGCACCCGGGCGTGGATTGGCGGCGCTATCGCGCTGCCGAACTCCACCGTGAGCGCCGCGTCGCCGAGCGGCAGCAGGCGCGCCTCGGGCAGCGCTGGCTGGACAGCAGCGCTCATGCCTTGGCGGCCAGCGCTTCGTCGCCGGCGCTCAGTTCCAGCCCCTGCGTTTCAGGCAGCGCCAGTGCGGCGATCACGACCAGCAGGTAGCCCGCGCCCGCGAGGTAGCCGATGGCCGTGCCAAGCGGGATCGACGTGCTCAGGTAGCCCACCAGCGCGGGACAGACCGAGCCGACCGCGCGCCCGAAGTTGTAGCAAAAGCCCTGGCCCGAGCCGCGCACCCGGCTCGGGAACAGCTCGCTCAGGTAGGCCCCCATGCCCGAGAAAATCCCCGACAGGAAGAAGCCCAGCGGAAAGCCCAAGACCAGCATCAGCGCGTCGGTCACCGGAACCAGCGTGTAGCCCACGACCAGCGCGCCGGCACTGATCGCGAACAGGATGAAGCACTGGCGCCGGCCGAGACGGTCGGACAGCCAGGCGCTGGTCAGGTAGCCGGCGAACGAACCGATGATCAGCACCAGCAGGTAGCCGCTGGTGTTCAGCACCGACAGATGGCGTTCCGTCTTCAGAAAGGTCGGCAGCCAGGTCGTCACGGCGTAGTAGGCGCCCTGCATGCCGGTGGCCAGCAGGCTCGCGAACACCGTCGTGCGCAACAGCGCGGGCGAGAAGATCTCGAGGAAGTTACCGGTGTCGCCGTCCTTCGTCATCTGTGCGCGTGTGGCGTGATAAACCTCGGGGTCCTTGATCTGGCGCCGGATGTAGAGAATCAGGAGCGCGGGCAGGATGCCGAGCCAGAACAGCACACGCCAGGCCATCTCGGGCGCGAACAGCGAATACGCGGCCCAGAATGCGATCGCCGCCACACCCCAGCCCACCGCCCAGCTGCTTTGCACCAAGCCGACCGCCTTGCCGCGGTGGCGCGCCCGGATCATCTCGGCGATCAGCACCGAGCCGACCGACCATTCACCGCCAAAGCCCAGGCCCTGCAGCGCGCGCGTGACCAGCAGCTGTTCGGGCGAGGTCGTGAAACCGCTCAGAAAGGTGAACACGGTGAACCACAGCACGGTCAGCTGCAGGATGCGCACGCGGCCGTACCTGTCGGCCAGGATGCCGGCGAGCCAGCCGCCAATGGCCGAGGTGATCAGCGCGCCGGTGGCGATGTAGCCGGCCTCGGCCTTGGTCATGCCCCACAGCGCGATCAGCGTGGGGATCATGAAGGTGTAGATCATGTAGTCGAAGGCATCGACGCCGTAGCCGGCGAACGCCGCGACCAGGGTCTTGCGCTCGGCCTTGCTGGTTTCCTGTAGCCACATGGTTTGTCTCCTGTGAATGTTGTCGGGCATGAAGATGAAGGGGGCCGCCGGCTCAGGCGAACGGCAGATCGCTGTTGAGCCGGTCCGTGATCAGCATGTAGCCCGGCGCGTGGGTGATGCAGAACGCGGGTCGCGCCGCCATCACGACGGCCTGCGGCGTCACGCCGCAGGCCCAGAACACCGGCAGCTCATCGGGTTTGATCTCGACCGGGTCACCAAAATCGGGGCGTCCGATGTCGGCGATGCCGATCAAGGCCGGGTCGCCCAGGTGCACCGGCGCGCCATGCACGGCCGGCACGCGCGCCGTGACCTGCACCGCGCGGATCGCATCCGCGGCCTTCATGGGACGCATCGACACCACCATCGGACCATGGAACGGGCCGGCCGGCGTGGTCGGGATGTTGGTGCGGTACATTGCCACGTTCCTGCCCTCGCGCACATGGCGCAGCTCGATGCCGGCCTCGATCAGCGCGTGCTCGAAGGAAAACGAACAGCCGAGCACGAAGCTCACCAGGCCGCCCTGCCAGAGCGCGCCGATGTCGCTCGGCTCGTCGGCCAGCTCGCCGTCCCGCCAGACGCGGTAGCGCGGCACGTCGCTGCGGATGTCGATGTCGGCGCCCAGGGTCGGCAGCATCGGATCGCCCGGCTCGGACACGGCCAGCAGCGGGCACGGCTTGGGGTTGCGCTGGCAAAAGCGCAGGAAGTCGGACGCCAGCGCCGCCGGCAGGATCACCACGTTGCCCTGGACATTGGCCGGCGCCAGGCCGCTGGTGTGCTCGCGCCAGCGGCCGGCGCGGATTGCCTGGCGCGCCTCGCGCGCGTTGGCGAACACGGGACGTTCGGCCGCGGCCGATGGAGAAGGATCAAGAACGGTCACATAACTCTCCTGCGGTTTGCTGCGTGTGCTCCGTTGCACGGTGCAGATGGGGCGCAGTATCGAGCGCGCGGCAGGGCGCGACAAACGCTAAATTTCGTTATGCCATGATCGATTTCTTCGATGGGAGGTCGGCCGCCCGCCGTTGCGGCGACGACAGTGCATAAGCCATCGCCGGGATGGCTGGCGTGGTCTGCAGCATTTTCAGATTGCTATCAAAATAGCAGCATACAGCGCCCACCCCTCATGGGCTGCAGGCACTTTTCTCTTGAATGTCAGTGGCGGAAGTGGCGCACGCCACTGAACACCATGGCCACGCCACGCTCGTCGGCGGCCGCGATCACCTCGGGGTCACGCATGCTGCCGCCGGGCTGGATCACGCAGGTCGCGCCGGCGTCCACCACCACGTCGAGCCCATCGCGAAATGGGAAGAAGGCGTCGCTCGCGACCGCCGTGCCCTCTAACGACAGGCCGGCATGCTGCGCCTTGATGCTGGCGATGCGCGCCGAGTCGAGCCGGCTCATCTGGCCCGCGCCGACGCCCATCGTCATGCCGTCCTTGCAGAACACGATGGCATTGGACTTGACGTACTTCGCCACCTTCCAGGCGAACAGCAGGTCCTGCAGCTGCTGCGGCGTCGGCTGCTTCTGGCTCACCACCTTGAGATCGCTGAGTGCCAGCTCATGGTTGTCGGCGGTCTGCATCAACAAGCCGGAGCCGATGCGCTTGACGTCCACGGCGTTGCGGCCGTTGTCCCAGTCGCTCTTGCCCGGGCCGGCGTTGGGCGGCAGCGCAATCTGCAGGATGCGCACGTTCACCTTGGACTTGAACACGTCCAGCGCTTCGGGCGTATAGCCGGGCGCCATCAGCACCTCGACGAACTGCTGGCTGATCGCCTGCGCGGCCGCGGCATCGACCGGCCGGTTCAGGGCAATGATGCCGCCGAAGGCCGAAGTCGGGTCGGTCTGGAACGCGCGGCTGTAGGCCTGCAGCGCATCGGCGCCGAGCGCCACGCCGCACGGGTTGGCGTGCTTGACGATGACGCAGGCCGCTTCCGTGCCAAAGCTCTTGACGCATTCCCATGCCGCATCGGCGTCGGCGATGTTGTTGTACGACAGCGCCTTGCCCTGCAGCTGCTGCGCCGTCACCAGCGAGCCCGGCGCCGGGTACAGGTCGCGGTAGAACGCGGCCTGCTGGTGCGGGTTTTCGCCGTAGCGCAGGTCCTGCAGCTTGATGAAGCGGCCATTCGCCTGGCCCGGGAACAGCGCATGGCTGCCGTCGCCCTGGATGCGCGAGAGGTAGTCGGAAATCGCGCCGTCGTAGCAGCTCACGCGATTGAAGGCCGCGACCGACAGTGCAAACTTGGTCTTGTCGCTGATCGCGCCGCCGGCCTTGAGTTCGTCCAGCACGCCGGCGTACTGCGAGGCGTCGGTCAGCACCGCCACATCTTTCCAGTTCTTGGCACCCGAGCGCACCATGGCCGGCCCGCCGATGTCGATGTTCTCGATCGCGTCCTCCAGTGTGCAGCCGGGTCGGGCCACCGTCGCCTCGAACGGGTACAGGTTCACCACCAGCAGGTCGATGGTGTCGATATGGTGCTGTGCGAGCGCCGCCATGTGCGTGGGCACGTCGCGCCGCGCCAGCAGGGCGCCGTGCACGTTCGGGTGCAGCGTCTTGACGCGCCCGTCCAGCATTTCGGGAAAGCCGGTCAGCGCCGCGACCTCGGTCACCGGCAGGCCCTGGTCGGCCAGCAGTTTGGCGGTGCCGCCGGTGGAGATCAGCTTGATGCCCAGCGCGTGCAGGGCACGCGCGAATTCGACGATGCCGGTTTTATCGGAGACGGAAATCAGTGCGTTCATTTCAATAACTTATGTTCAACCAGCTTCTTGCGCAGCGTGTTGCGGTTGAGGCCCAGCCATTCGGCGGCCCTGGATTGATTGTGGTCGGCCTGGTTCATCACCACTTCGAGCAGCGGACGCTCCACCACCTTGACCATCATCTCGTACATGCCGCCCGGCTCGGTGCCGCGCAAGTCCCTGAAGTAGCCTTCCAGACTGGCGCGCACACACTCTTCAATGTGCTTCTTGCTCATACCCTTGTTCCCCTTGTCGCTCTTGTTCTTCGCCCAGGTCTATGGGTGCGCGGGCCAAGCCGCGCGGCAGCCGGTCGTTGGAGGCACCCAGTTCGTCAAAAAAATCGGCCACCGCGGCGCATTGCGCCTGGCAGTTTTCCAGCAGGTTCATGCGCGCGCGAAAGGCTTCGCCGCCCGGCAGGGCGCGCACGTACCAGCCGATGTGCTTGCGCGCGGTGCGCACGCCGCTGAACTCTCCGTACAGCGCGTAGTGGTCCTGCAAATGGTCCAGCAGCACGCGCCGCACCTCGGCCACCAGCGGCGGCGCCAGATGCTCGCCGGTCGCCAGAAAATGCGCGATCTCGCGAAAGATCCAGGGCTGGCCTTGCGCCGCGCGGCCGATCATCACGGCGTCGGCCCCGGTCTCCCGCAGCACGCCCCGGGCCTGCTCGGGTGTGGCGATGTCGCCGTTGGCCACCACCGGAATGCGCAGCGCGGCCTTGACCTGACGAATCGTGTCGTACTCGGCGCGCCCCTTGTAGCCCTGCTCGCGCGTGCGGCCATGCACCGTGACCATCTGCACACCGGCGTCTTCCGCCGCGCGCGCCAGCGTAACGGCGTTTTTGTGCGACTGGCACCAGCCGGTGCGCATCTTGAGCGTGACCGGCACCTGGCGCGGCGCGCACACGGCCACCACGGCCTGCACGATGGCCAGCGCCAGCGCCTCATCCTGCATCAGCGCCGAGCCGGCCCATTTGTTGCAGACCTTCTTGGCCGGGCAGCCCATGTTGATGTCGATGATCTGCGCGCCGCGGTCGATGTTGTAGGCCGCGGCTTCGGCCATCATGGGCGCGTCGGTGCCGGCAATCTGCACGGCGATCGGGCCGGGCTCGCCCGCATGGTTGGCGCGGCGCGAGGTCTTCAGCGTGTTCCACAAATCGCGGCGCGAGGTCACCATCTCGCTCACCGCATAGCCGGCGCCGAGCTGCTTGCAGAGCTGACGAAACGGCCGGTCGGTCACGCCCGCCATCGGGGCGACGAACAGGTTGTTCGCCAGGGTGAAGGGGCCGATGTTCATGGGGCGGTGAAGACGCAAACGCGTTGCTGAAAAAAACGGCTCTGGGTGGGGTCTGCCATTGTAGTCGCCCAAAATTTCAGCAATTGAAATTTCACGCAACGGTCTGCCTATACTCGTGGCTCCCATGGAAGCCTGGATCCAACAACTGCTCACGCTGCTGGCGCTGCCCCAAATGGGCCTCAGCACGGTGTTCGTGGTGTCGTTCATTTCCGCCACGCTGCTGCCGCTGGGCTCCGAGCCGGTGGTGTTCGGCCTGATCAAGCTCAACCCCGAGCTGTACTGGCCGACCATTCTGGTCGCCACGGCGGGCAACACGCTGGGCGGTGCGCTGGACTGGTGGATGGGCTACGGCGCGCACAGGGTGCTGGACAAATACCGCCATTCGCCGACGCATTTGAAAGCCCTGAACTGGCTCGAAAAACTCGGCCCCATCGCCTGCCTGCTGTCCTGGCTGCCCGGCATCGGCGACCCGCTGTGCGCCGTCGCCGGCTGGCTCAAGCTGCCGTTCTGGCCCTGCCTGGCCTGGATGGCGGTGGGCAAGTTCCTGCGCTACGTCGCGATGACGGCGGCGCTGATCTGGGTGTTCCCGGGGCGGTTCACGTTTTGACTGGGCGCCGGTTTGCTACTAAATACATAGCTACCAGCCAACGCCAATCATGGGCCGAAGCCCTATTTCCTGTAAATCTCAGGAACTGAACAGGAAGTTCATCACGTCACCGTCCTTGACGACGTACTCCTTGCCCTCCGAGCGCATCTTGCCCGCGTCTTTCGCGCCCTGCTCGCCCTTGTAGGCGATGAAGTCGTCGAACGCGATGGTCTGGGCGCGGATGTAGCCCTTCTCAAAATCGGTGTGGATCACGCCGGCCGCCTGCGGGCCGGTGTCGCCGACGTGGATGGTCCAGGCCCGCACTTCCTTGACGCCGGCGGTGAAATAGGTTTGCAGGCCCAGCAGCTTGAAGGCCGCGCGGATC encodes:
- a CDS encoding Fis family transcriptional regulator, which gives rise to MSKKHIEECVRASLEGYFRDLRGTEPGGMYEMMVKVVERPLLEVVMNQADHNQSRAAEWLGLNRNTLRKKLVEHKLLK
- a CDS encoding YqaA family protein; its protein translation is MEAWIQQLLTLLALPQMGLSTVFVVSFISATLLPLGSEPVVFGLIKLNPELYWPTILVATAGNTLGGALDWWMGYGAHRVLDKYRHSPTHLKALNWLEKLGPIACLLSWLPGIGDPLCAVAGWLKLPFWPCLAWMAVGKFLRYVAMTAALIWVFPGRFTF
- the hemL gene encoding glutamate-1-semialdehyde 2,1-aminomutase, which produces MKPNTDHNEALFERAKRFIPGGVNSPVRAFKAVGGTPRFVQRAQGAHFWDANGQRYIDYIGSWGPMILGHGHPAVLQAVQKALLEGFSFGAPTEREVELAEAIIHLVPSIEMLRLVSSGTEAGMSAIRLARGATGRSKFIKFEGCYHGHADALLVKAGSGLATFGNPTSAGVPPEVVRDTLVLEYNNVKQLEEAFALHGRELACLIIEPIAGNMNFVRASVPFMQRCRELCSQHGALLIFDEVMTGCRVALGSAQSVYAQSIPGFAPDMTVLGKVIGGGMPLAAFGGSRAVMEQLAPLGPVYQAGTLSGNPVATACGLATLQEITRPGFFEDLSRKTRALVDGLTGAARDAGVAFSADSEGGMFGFFLLDALPQNYTQVMKSDGARFNRLFHGLLERGVYLAPALYEAGFVSAAHSAQDIAETVGAAREVFQTLQKP
- the pxpB gene encoding 5-oxoprolinase subunit PxpB — translated: MSAAVQPALPEARLLPLGDAALTVEFGSAIAPPIHARVLGFASALEALAASGRIDGVLEWVPTFRSVTVHFDPDRIDADALAAQLQALARTSSSLTVAGSHWRIPVCFDPEFAPDLDELASAKSLRRERVVELMTQTVFSVYMLGFQPGFSYMGGLPEALEMPRLASPRKRVPAGSVAVAQRMCAAYPWESPGGWRLLGRTPVPLFDAADAERPALLAPGDQVRWQAVDRAAYEALQARCAAGTFDRASLCLEAKHGAKVTR
- a CDS encoding MFS transporter, whose translation is MWLQETSKAERKTLVAAFAGYGVDAFDYMIYTFMIPTLIALWGMTKAEAGYIATGALITSAIGGWLAGILADRYGRVRILQLTVLWFTVFTFLSGFTTSPEQLLVTRALQGLGFGGEWSVGSVLIAEMIRARHRGKAVGLVQSSWAVGWGVAAIAFWAAYSLFAPEMAWRVLFWLGILPALLILYIRRQIKDPEVYHATRAQMTKDGDTGNFLEIFSPALLRTTVFASLLATGMQGAYYAVTTWLPTFLKTERHLSVLNTSGYLLVLIIGSFAGYLTSAWLSDRLGRRQCFILFAISAGALVVGYTLVPVTDALMLVLGFPLGFFLSGIFSGMGAYLSELFPSRVRGSGQGFCYNFGRAVGSVCPALVGYLSTSIPLGTAIGYLAGAGYLLVVIAALALPETQGLELSAGDEALAAKA
- a CDS encoding putative hydro-lyase; the encoded protein is MFANAREARQAIRAGRWREHTSGLAPANVQGNVVILPAALASDFLRFCQRNPKPCPLLAVSEPGDPMLPTLGADIDIRSDVPRYRVWRDGELADEPSDIGALWQGGLVSFVLGCSFSFEHALIEAGIELRHVREGRNVAMYRTNIPTTPAGPFHGPMVVSMRPMKAADAIRAVQVTARVPAVHGAPVHLGDPALIGIADIGRPDFGDPVEIKPDELPVFWACGVTPQAVVMAARPAFCITHAPGYMLITDRLNSDLPFA
- a CDS encoding LysR family transcriptional regulator, with protein sequence MNLRFVEAFVWVARLRSITRGAEKLCLTQSAVSNRVAALEQELGIALLDRRERAFKLTPAGGRFLQYAERLLALQREMKTELGSPEQLPLSLRIGGIETALHTWLIPMVDLLKKSNPQLELELTIETTPVLVEQLRRGSLDLAFAALPALGEQIANEVLAPLEMVFVGPLSMARKRPLSVDELLARDLMTFQRGSAPHVALLDLLRSLGAASKRVHTVSSISALVRLAESGFGIATLPRAAVEQLLARNRIAILRCDAALAPLPMVASYWSGPVAPGLAKALHEALVFVRAQ
- a CDS encoding biotin-dependent carboxyltransferase family protein; the encoded protein is MSAQLEVVESGLAVAVQDRGRFGYRRLGVPVSGALDPLLLAAANALVGNAAGTAALEILLTGPALKVRAGRVRFSLAGEIAAKVQSAQGKLLPVEPWCTVTLGPGDSIKFGAAAAPKAGGLSIAYVGISGGVDVPVVLASRSTYARAALGGMHGRAITAGDLLPCRSVAGDAPLEFRGAGPLVHPEGPIRVVPGPQADHFTDEALQAFFSQPFTVTRDSDRMGMRLEGPALTHSALGADIASDGVTPGAIQVPANGQPIILMADCQTVGGYPKIATVIRADLPRLAHARPGAQLRFARVSLPEAAAARAAQAQQLALWAGRIAGFRPAGIIDDAALYGGNLVSGMIRADA
- a CDS encoding LamB/YcsF family protein, with protein sequence MSRIINLNADLGESFGAWTMGSDREILQSVGSANVACGFHAGDPLVMRNTLRLARAAGVSVGAHPSYPDLQGFGRRRMQIEPAELEALLIYQIAALDGMARTEGMRVGHVKAHGALSNMACADLALARTVAGSVKAYDPALILLAPALSCLCTAGREAGLAVVEEIFADRAYLDDGQLVPRSRADAMIHGAAHSLAHVEAMLDAQALISVSGKRLPTAIGSICVHGDGPEAVATAAHLRAELARKGYQLRPLSAPAV
- the purH gene encoding bifunctional phosphoribosylaminoimidazolecarboxamide formyltransferase/IMP cyclohydrolase, with translation MEMNALISVSDKTGIVEFARALHALGIKLISTGGTAKLLADQGLPVTEVAALTGFPEMLDGRVKTLHPNVHGALLARRDVPTHMAALAQHHIDTIDLLVVNLYPFEATVARPGCTLEDAIENIDIGGPAMVRSGAKNWKDVAVLTDASQYAGVLDELKAGGAISDKTKFALSVAAFNRVSCYDGAISDYLSRIQGDGSHALFPGQANGRFIKLQDLRYGENPHQQAAFYRDLYPAPGSLVTAQQLQGKALSYNNIADADAAWECVKSFGTEAACVIVKHANPCGVALGADALQAYSRAFQTDPTSAFGGIIALNRPVDAAAAQAISQQFVEVLMAPGYTPEALDVFKSKVNVRILQIALPPNAGPGKSDWDNGRNAVDVKRIGSGLLMQTADNHELALSDLKVVSQKQPTPQQLQDLLFAWKVAKYVKSNAIVFCKDGMTMGVGAGQMSRLDSARIASIKAQHAGLSLEGTAVASDAFFPFRDGLDVVVDAGATCVIQPGGSMRDPEVIAAADERGVAMVFSGVRHFRH
- the dusB gene encoding tRNA dihydrouridine synthase DusB is translated as MNIGPFTLANNLFVAPMAGVTDRPFRQLCKQLGAGYAVSEMVTSRRDLWNTLKTSRRANHAGEPGPIAVQIAGTDAPMMAEAAAYNIDRGAQIIDINMGCPAKKVCNKWAGSALMQDEALALAIVQAVVAVCAPRQVPVTLKMRTGWCQSHKNAVTLARAAEDAGVQMVTVHGRTREQGYKGRAEYDTIRQVKAALRIPVVANGDIATPEQARGVLRETGADAVMIGRAAQGQPWIFREIAHFLATGEHLAPPLVAEVRRVLLDHLQDHYALYGEFSGVRTARKHIGWYVRALPGGEAFRARMNLLENCQAQCAAVADFFDELGASNDRLPRGLARAPIDLGEEQERQGEQGYEQEAH